One window from the genome of Cyclobacterium amurskyense encodes:
- a CDS encoding peptide-methionine (S)-S-oxide reductase has product MQYLVLSERNLFQMRTMKLGLGGGCHWCTEGIFQSVLGVKEVKQGWISSESPYQKWSEGVEITFDPLLVDLSLLIAIHLHSHSCTSDHAFRKKYRSAIYYFNEEQEEISRKVLLEMQSDFDREIVTKVIPFIDFKINTEQFLDYYNKNPDLPFCTSYIKPKLNALKERFQKAMVK; this is encoded by the coding sequence ATGCAATACCTGGTTTTATCAGAAAGGAATTTATTTCAAATGAGAACGATGAAATTGGGATTAGGAGGAGGTTGTCATTGGTGTACTGAGGGCATATTTCAGTCTGTGTTGGGCGTTAAGGAGGTTAAGCAAGGATGGATTTCATCTGAATCTCCTTATCAGAAATGGTCAGAAGGCGTAGAAATCACTTTCGATCCGCTTTTGGTTGATTTATCCTTGTTGATAGCCATTCACCTGCATTCGCACAGTTGTACAAGTGATCATGCTTTTCGGAAAAAGTACCGGTCTGCCATTTATTATTTTAATGAGGAGCAAGAAGAGATCAGTAGGAAAGTACTGTTAGAAATGCAGTCTGATTTTGACAGAGAGATTGTCACCAAAGTGATTCCATTTATAGATTTTAAGATTAATACAGAGCAATTTTTGGATTATTATAACAAAAATCCTGATCTGCCTTTTTGTACCAGCTACATAAAACCTAAACTAAATGCCTTGAAAGAACGTTTTCAAAAGGCAATGGTAAAATAA
- a CDS encoding Xaa-Pro dipeptidyl-peptidase, translating into MIYSKPYPTVNIALRAFLILVMTASQSLAQEKAVPVFENGEAQEVKAFKDPSKWIRHDLWVETDFDSDADGKMDRMHVDVTRPYQTEYEGLKLPVVYVSSPYFAGVAPNVPGLFWDVKHELGKPPKERAHPQVKTIYKRPFISDSHTREWVPRGYIVVHSSSPGTGLSQGAPTVGGINESLAPKAVIEWLGGRRDGYTSIDGNEKVEAYWSTGKVGMTGTSYNGTIPLAAATTGVEGLEAIIPIAPNTSYYHYYRSNGLVRSPGGYLGEDIDVLYDFIHSGDTAMRARNNARIRDKEMKKGMDRESGDLNDFWSGRDYLNQMQPMKAALLMSHGFNDWNVMPEHSYRIYKKAVEMGIPSQLFYHQGGHGGPPPFSMMNRWFTRYLHGVENEVEQDAKVWIVRENDPQDQPTPYPAYPNPEASAVKLYLKGNAPAAGELNLMPVENQGKETLVDNYSFDGASLAQAELTKHRLLFVSPELKEDLHLSGVPEITIKLASNKPAANLSVWLVSLPWDPGKKAKITDNIITRGWADPQNHASLRKGKPLKPDKFYSMTFPLQPDDQIIPKGQKIGLMVFSSDKEFTVWPSPGTELTVDIEHTVLELPVVGGREALMQSFAKP; encoded by the coding sequence ATGATCTATTCTAAACCCTATCCTACAGTGAATATTGCCCTAAGGGCTTTTTTAATATTGGTCATGACAGCGTCTCAGTCTCTCGCCCAAGAAAAAGCAGTGCCGGTTTTTGAAAACGGTGAAGCTCAAGAGGTGAAGGCTTTTAAGGATCCAAGTAAATGGATACGACATGACCTTTGGGTGGAAACCGATTTTGATAGTGATGCGGATGGTAAAATGGACCGCATGCATGTGGATGTAACTCGGCCTTATCAGACGGAATATGAAGGGTTAAAATTACCTGTTGTATACGTTTCAAGTCCTTATTTCGCAGGAGTGGCGCCAAATGTTCCAGGGCTTTTTTGGGATGTGAAACATGAATTGGGAAAACCACCGAAAGAGAGGGCACATCCGCAAGTCAAAACCATTTATAAACGGCCATTTATATCAGACTCTCATACCCGAGAATGGGTACCAAGAGGCTATATTGTTGTTCATTCCTCTTCACCAGGCACGGGTTTATCCCAGGGAGCGCCAACAGTAGGGGGGATAAATGAATCTCTTGCCCCTAAGGCCGTGATTGAATGGCTTGGTGGTCGCAGAGATGGATATACCAGTATTGACGGAAATGAAAAGGTAGAAGCTTATTGGTCCACCGGAAAGGTTGGGATGACCGGCACTTCCTATAATGGAACCATTCCATTGGCCGCTGCCACCACTGGTGTGGAAGGCTTGGAGGCGATTATACCCATTGCACCCAATACCTCCTATTATCATTATTACCGGTCAAATGGACTGGTTCGGTCACCAGGAGGGTATTTGGGTGAAGACATAGACGTATTGTACGATTTTATTCATAGTGGAGATACAGCCATGCGTGCAAGAAATAATGCACGTATTCGTGATAAGGAAATGAAAAAAGGCATGGACAGGGAAAGCGGTGATTTAAACGATTTCTGGTCTGGCCGTGATTACCTAAACCAAATGCAACCCATGAAGGCAGCTTTGTTGATGTCACATGGCTTTAATGATTGGAATGTAATGCCTGAACATAGCTATAGAATTTATAAAAAGGCAGTGGAAATGGGAATACCTTCCCAACTCTTTTACCATCAAGGAGGACATGGTGGACCACCACCGTTTTCGATGATGAACCGTTGGTTTACAAGGTATTTACATGGGGTAGAAAATGAGGTAGAGCAAGATGCCAAAGTTTGGATAGTAAGAGAAAATGATCCCCAAGACCAACCAACACCTTATCCAGCTTACCCCAACCCAGAAGCTTCAGCAGTTAAACTTTATCTCAAAGGAAATGCACCTGCCGCTGGAGAATTAAACCTAATGCCAGTTGAAAACCAAGGAAAGGAAACTTTGGTGGACAATTATTCATTTGATGGAGCTTCTCTAGCTCAGGCTGAACTAACCAAGCACCGCTTGCTGTTTGTTAGCCCAGAATTAAAAGAAGACTTACATTTATCTGGTGTACCTGAAATAACCATAAAGCTCGCTTCCAATAAACCAGCAGCCAACCTTTCTGTTTGGCTTGTTTCCTTGCCTTGGGATCCAGGAAAAAAAGCAAAAATCACTGATAATATTATTACTAGAGGTTGGGCTGATCCCCAAAATCATGCTTCTCTTAGAAAAGGAAAACCTTTAAAGCCAGATAAATTTTACAGCATGACCTTTCCATTACAGCCTGATGATCAAATTATTCCGAAAGGTCAAAAAATAGGCCTGATGGTTTTCTCTAGTGACAAGGAGTTTACAGTATGGCCAAGCCCAGGAACTGAACTTACGGTGGATATTGAACATACAGTTTTAGAATTACCTGTTGTAGGCGGAAGAGAGGCTTTGATGCAAAGTTTTGCCAAGCCTTAA
- a CDS encoding ThuA domain-containing protein gives MNNLNNKLSLFSLLIGCLLLATFPSTAQAQQFKALVISKTSGFRHQSIPEGVAAIKKLAEKHRFSVYATEDASLINDKNLENYDVIIMMSTTGTIFNADEKAAFERFVKSGKGVVGVHSATDTEYDWPWYTKLIGGQFNHHPHQQTARIKVMNGDHPATYHLNDKWLWTDEWYEYKNFNTDVNILLQLDESSYDVGKRNGKKMGMGAVHPISWYHTYDGGRVFYTGLGHVEEAFEDADFLKHLYGGIWYAALGKPL, from the coding sequence ATGAATAACCTAAATAATAAACTAAGCCTATTTTCGCTACTGATTGGCTGCCTTCTATTGGCAACCTTTCCATCAACTGCCCAGGCACAGCAATTCAAAGCTTTGGTCATCAGTAAGACTTCCGGTTTTAGACATCAGTCAATCCCAGAAGGAGTTGCTGCCATAAAAAAATTGGCAGAAAAACACCGATTTAGCGTATATGCAACAGAAGACGCAAGTTTGATCAATGATAAAAATCTTGAAAATTACGATGTCATCATTATGATGAGCACCACCGGTACCATTTTCAATGCAGATGAAAAAGCAGCATTTGAACGATTTGTTAAAAGTGGCAAAGGAGTGGTAGGTGTACATAGTGCAACAGATACAGAATATGACTGGCCTTGGTATACCAAATTGATAGGTGGCCAATTCAACCACCATCCACATCAGCAAACAGCAAGAATTAAAGTGATGAATGGAGACCATCCTGCAACCTATCACCTTAATGACAAATGGCTTTGGACAGATGAGTGGTATGAGTACAAAAATTTCAATACTGATGTCAATATTCTCCTACAATTGGATGAAAGCTCTTATGATGTAGGGAAACGAAATGGTAAAAAAATGGGCATGGGAGCAGTTCACCCTATCTCTTGGTACCATACCTATGATGGCGGAAGGGTGTTTTACACTGGCTTAGGCCACGTGGAAGAAGCCTTTGAAGATGCTGATTTTCTTAAACACCTCTACGGTGGAATCTGGTATGCCGCTTTAGGCAAACCTCTCTAA
- the porT gene encoding type IX secretion/gliding motility protein PorT/SprT, with translation MQDANIWHKFNLHWYKVILFGLCLLFTQSQLVQAQQKSLIFNPSGSDNQPLSYGFFLAAHNSSLRIKYSENFLNPNYPLLGDVRAIMPSFSPGFALGFLVTARLHDQVNLMFTPKVGFYEYRTELQLFTNDPNAINGIGISTVPLLTEETLVEMPLLFKYKSQRFNNTRMFFIGGVNGQFRTKNQEEANEDPIALKGTDLALEMGLGFDLYFRYFKFSPEIRFSHGMMNLHQEGYSDNRMAGAISDIRRKSITVYLNFQ, from the coding sequence ATGCAAGACGCTAACATTTGGCATAAGTTCAATTTACATTGGTATAAAGTAATTCTTTTTGGCTTGTGCCTGCTCTTTACCCAGTCCCAACTGGTACAGGCACAGCAAAAAAGCCTTATTTTTAATCCCTCTGGAAGTGATAACCAACCATTGTCTTATGGTTTTTTCCTTGCTGCCCACAATAGTAGCCTCAGAATCAAATATTCTGAAAACTTTCTGAACCCTAATTATCCATTACTTGGAGATGTAAGGGCTATAATGCCAAGCTTCTCACCTGGCTTTGCTTTGGGTTTTTTGGTTACAGCAAGGCTTCACGATCAGGTAAACCTTATGTTTACTCCTAAGGTTGGTTTTTATGAATACCGTACAGAATTGCAACTTTTTACAAATGACCCAAATGCCATAAATGGTATAGGAATCAGCACAGTACCTTTACTTACAGAAGAAACACTGGTAGAAATGCCCCTATTATTTAAATATAAATCTCAACGGTTTAATAATACCCGTATGTTTTTTATAGGTGGGGTCAATGGTCAGTTCAGGACTAAAAACCAAGAAGAAGCCAATGAAGATCCTATTGCATTGAAAGGTACTGACCTAGCACTGGAAATGGGTTTGGGTTTTGATCTTTATTTCCGCTATTTCAAATTCTCCCCTGAAATACGTTTTTCTCACGGCATGATGAACCTTCATCAGGAAGGATATTCCGACAATCGTATGGCAGGAGCCATTTCAGACATCCGAAGAAAATCCATCACTGTTTATTTAAATTTTCAATAA
- a CDS encoding DUF5606 family protein, with protein sequence MEFKDIATVSGKPGLYKVLKPSRSGVILESLDEKKGKLVVGAAQRVSLLSEISIYTLTEEGASPLQDIMIKIEKEFKGDTGLEGADKEEYQAFMKHILPEFDEDRVYASDVKKLINWYHIVRSECPEVLEEPEATEESESKEEKE encoded by the coding sequence ATGGAATTTAAAGACATTGCCACTGTTTCTGGAAAACCAGGTTTATATAAAGTACTAAAGCCCAGCAGAAGTGGAGTAATCCTCGAATCTCTGGATGAAAAGAAAGGTAAATTGGTCGTTGGTGCCGCACAAAGGGTTTCCCTTTTGAGTGAAATATCCATTTATACACTTACTGAAGAGGGTGCTTCTCCACTTCAGGACATTATGATCAAAATAGAAAAAGAATTTAAAGGAGATACTGGCCTTGAAGGAGCTGACAAAGAAGAATATCAGGCTTTTATGAAGCATATTCTTCCTGAGTTTGACGAAGATAGAGTTTATGCATCTGATGTCAAAAAATTGATCAACTGGTACCATATCGTTCGATCAGAATGCCCGGAAGTTCTTGAGGAACCTGAAGCAACTGAAGAAAGTGAATCCAAAGAAGAGAAGGAATAA
- the ubiE gene encoding bifunctional demethylmenaquinone methyltransferase/2-methoxy-6-polyprenyl-1,4-benzoquinol methylase UbiE, translating into MSVVPYKNQKEGKKQQVANMFNNISKNYDLLNHVLSLGIDIIWRKKAIKMLQNDHPKLILDIATGTGDFAIEALSLKPEKIIGVDISEGMLNEGRKKMKQKKLDHLIDLQMGDSEKLLFEENKFDAVIVSFGVRNFENLEKGLADMYRVLKPGGKTVILEFSTPKKFPMKQAYSFYFKYILPQIGKVISKDNSAYTYLPESVKAFPDGNDFINILERVGFKKTQCKTLTFGISSIYIGIK; encoded by the coding sequence ATGTCCGTAGTTCCATACAAAAATCAAAAAGAAGGCAAGAAGCAACAAGTTGCCAACATGTTTAATAATATTAGCAAAAATTACGATTTGCTAAACCACGTGCTAAGCTTGGGAATAGACATTATCTGGCGAAAGAAAGCCATTAAAATGTTGCAGAATGACCATCCTAAGTTAATATTAGACATTGCCACCGGTACTGGTGACTTTGCTATAGAAGCCTTAAGTCTTAAGCCGGAAAAGATAATCGGGGTGGACATTTCCGAAGGGATGCTCAATGAGGGGCGCAAAAAAATGAAACAAAAGAAACTGGATCACCTTATTGATTTGCAAATGGGAGATTCAGAAAAGTTGCTCTTTGAAGAAAATAAGTTCGATGCTGTCATCGTTTCTTTTGGTGTCAGGAACTTCGAAAACCTCGAAAAAGGACTGGCAGACATGTACAGGGTACTTAAACCAGGAGGAAAAACGGTGATATTGGAATTTTCAACACCAAAAAAATTCCCGATGAAGCAAGCTTATTCCTTTTATTTTAAATATATTTTACCTCAAATTGGTAAAGTCATCTCTAAGGACAATTCCGCTTATACCTATTTACCCGAATCGGTTAAAGCTTTTCCTGATGGAAATGATTTTATTAATATTCTTGAAAGGGTAGGTTTCAAAAAAACGCAATGCAAGACGCTAACATTTGGCATAAGTTCAATTTACATTGGTATAAAGTAA
- a CDS encoding glycosyl-4,4'-diaponeurosporenoate acyltransferase CrtO family protein, with protein sequence MKIIKQALFILMALFLLYFSFTTVRQIVVFGPEKLSLGESFFLGFLINLCVTGIFAFPGFVFPTSKLLPDNYYTIKNSSKLMRLYSILGVKYFQKLLLLFFWGKKANRKKFFDGTKNGLERFSYQSKQSEFGHLGPLFVILLVAILMAFSSYYLLVFFIVVINIIGNLYPVILQRYHRIRIGKILST encoded by the coding sequence ATGAAAATAATCAAACAAGCCCTTTTCATCTTAATGGCATTGTTCCTTCTGTACTTTTCCTTTACTACGGTAAGGCAAATAGTGGTATTTGGTCCAGAGAAGTTGAGTCTTGGGGAGTCCTTTTTTCTTGGGTTCTTAATTAATTTATGTGTGACCGGTATTTTTGCATTCCCAGGTTTTGTCTTTCCCACTAGCAAATTGCTTCCAGATAACTACTATACCATTAAAAACTCTTCAAAATTAATGCGCTTATACAGCATTTTAGGGGTAAAATATTTTCAAAAACTATTATTGCTATTCTTTTGGGGTAAAAAGGCCAACCGGAAAAAGTTTTTTGATGGAACAAAAAATGGTTTGGAGCGCTTTAGTTACCAATCCAAACAATCTGAATTTGGGCATTTAGGACCTCTTTTTGTTATTCTGTTGGTAGCAATATTAATGGCCTTTTCCTCCTATTATCTATTGGTATTTTTTATCGTTGTTATAAATATTATAGGTAATCTTTACCCCGTAATCCTTCAAAGGTACCATAGGATAAGAATTGGTAAAATATTGTCAACCTGA
- a CDS encoding membrane protein — protein MENITFARVIHVLAVILWIGGVAMVTTVIIPAIKRFGSKEEQIKTFEKIEGRFALQAKITTLLTAISGFYMMYELNAWDRYLDYRFWWIHAMTLVWLIFTLVLYVLEPLVLHKLFKEYAEKNPTKTFSFIHKAHWILLVLSLLTTAGAVAGSHGLYFIK, from the coding sequence ATGGAAAACATCACTTTTGCTCGAGTAATTCATGTATTGGCTGTAATTCTTTGGATAGGTGGAGTAGCAATGGTTACCACGGTGATTATTCCAGCTATTAAACGGTTTGGTTCAAAAGAAGAACAAATCAAAACTTTCGAAAAAATTGAAGGTCGATTTGCCCTACAGGCTAAAATTACCACTTTGCTAACAGCAATATCTGGGTTTTATATGATGTATGAACTGAATGCCTGGGACAGATACCTTGATTACAGGTTTTGGTGGATACATGCCATGACCTTGGTTTGGCTAATATTTACCCTGGTTTTGTATGTTTTAGAACCCTTAGTACTTCACAAGTTATTTAAGGAATATGCGGAAAAAAATCCTACAAAAACTTTTTCATTTATACACAAGGCCCATTGGATTTTGCTTGTGCTAAGTCTACTGACTACAGCTGGAGCTGTGGCGGGAAGCCATGGTCTTTATTTTATTAAATAA
- a CDS encoding peroxiredoxin family protein, protein MKTQTLLLLTFLFFSQSLMAQDKVKDFTLPAVGNQKPFVLSEAKGKYVALHFLLKTECPYCIRHTNDYVEETTDLKDVLQVFIKPDTEEEIKEWAENLDGDSFTIYRDVDAQLADELGIPDGYSFHNQLVHFPALILIGPDGKEVYRYIGKKNSDRLPVKDFMTVLEGLRK, encoded by the coding sequence ATGAAAACACAAACACTATTACTATTAACCTTTTTATTCTTTTCCCAATCGCTTATGGCTCAGGATAAAGTTAAAGACTTTACCCTTCCCGCCGTAGGAAATCAAAAACCGTTTGTTTTAAGTGAAGCAAAAGGAAAATACGTGGCATTGCATTTCTTGCTTAAAACCGAATGTCCTTATTGCATTCGACATACCAATGATTATGTAGAGGAAACGACAGATTTGAAAGATGTATTACAAGTCTTTATTAAACCAGACACGGAAGAAGAAATCAAGGAATGGGCCGAAAACCTTGACGGGGACAGTTTCACCATTTATAGGGACGTAGATGCTCAATTGGCTGATGAATTAGGAATTCCTGATGGTTATTCTTTCCACAATCAACTTGTTCATTTTCCAGCATTGATATTGATTGGCCCTGATGGAAAAGAAGTTTATAGGTACATAGGAAAGAAGAATTCCGATCGATTACCTGTTAAGGATTTTATGACTGTATTGGAGGGATTGAGAAAATAA
- the yihA gene encoding ribosome biogenesis GTP-binding protein YihA/YsxC, translating into MLKNARFLMSNTDHTKCPAPNKPEFAFIGRSNVGKSSLINMLTDHKHLAKTSGKPGKTQLINHFEIDSRWYMVDLPGYGFAKANKKLKADWNKMIRNYLTERENLVSVFVLIDSRLAPQPIDIEFITWCGQLELPVTLIFTKADKQSQSKTSDNVHRFLDEMEKMFVEAPEFFVTSAMTRVGRDELTQFIEENVSDYYEQG; encoded by the coding sequence ATGTTGAAGAATGCACGCTTTTTAATGAGTAATACTGACCACACAAAGTGTCCGGCACCTAATAAGCCGGAGTTCGCTTTTATTGGTAGATCCAATGTTGGGAAAAGTTCTCTAATCAACATGCTTACCGATCACAAACACCTGGCTAAAACTTCTGGAAAGCCCGGTAAGACTCAGTTAATCAATCACTTTGAAATAGATTCACGATGGTACATGGTGGATCTTCCAGGCTATGGCTTTGCTAAAGCCAATAAAAAATTAAAAGCCGATTGGAACAAAATGATTCGCAATTACCTTACTGAGAGGGAAAATCTGGTTTCAGTTTTTGTGTTGATCGACAGCCGTCTGGCACCCCAACCCATAGACATTGAATTTATTACCTGGTGTGGACAATTGGAACTGCCTGTAACCTTGATTTTTACAAAAGCAGACAAACAATCACAATCAAAAACTTCCGATAATGTTCATCGCTTTCTTGATGAAATGGAAAAAATGTTTGTAGAGGCCCCAGAGTTTTTTGTTACCTCTGCCATGACAAGAGTTGGTAGAGATGAGTTGACCCAGTTTATTGAAGAAAACGTATCGGATTACTATGAGCAGGGGTAA
- the msrB gene encoding peptide-methionine (R)-S-oxide reductase MsrB gives MNWNDIINYANNGNLKPDRRVEKTEAEWKELLTEEEFRVTRQKGTERAFSSDVCSSFDPGIYACVCCGTLLFDASEKFESGTGWPSFTKPIKDNAVAHHKDSSFGMVRVETTCNTCDAHLGHVFPDGPAPSGLRFCMNAVSLKKVEEEK, from the coding sequence ATGAATTGGAATGATATAATCAACTACGCCAATAATGGAAATTTAAAGCCCGACCGTAGGGTGGAAAAGACAGAGGCAGAATGGAAAGAATTACTTACTGAAGAGGAATTTCGTGTAACAAGACAAAAGGGTACAGAGCGTGCTTTCAGTTCTGACGTGTGTAGTTCTTTTGATCCAGGTATATACGCTTGCGTGTGTTGTGGTACTTTGCTATTTGATGCAAGTGAAAAATTTGAAAGCGGAACAGGTTGGCCCTCTTTTACGAAACCAATAAAAGACAATGCTGTAGCCCATCACAAGGACAGTAGCTTTGGTATGGTAAGGGTGGAAACTACTTGTAATACCTGCGATGCCCATTTAGGACATGTGTTTCCAGATGGTCCAGCACCAAGTGGATTGCGCTTTTGTATGAATGCTGTTTCCCTTAAAAAAGTGGAAGAAGAAAAATAA
- a CDS encoding SDR family NAD(P)-dependent oxidoreductase, translating into MEKKIAFITGATSGIGKACAQYLAEEGFAIIACGRRKERLIELKTLLPENTPYQYLVFDVREKRAVYSAIDSLPEDWQKIEVLINNAGNAHGLDFIQNGSEDDWDAMMDINVKGLLYVSKKIIPGMVERKHGQIINIGSTAGKEVYPKGNVYCGSKHAVDAITKGMRLDLNPYGIKVMAINPGLVDTEFSLVRFKGDEDKAGNVYQGFTPLKAEDIADVVRFAVTRPPHVVLADVIVLPTAQASTTQIHKEGL; encoded by the coding sequence ATGGAAAAGAAAATTGCATTTATCACAGGAGCTACTTCCGGTATAGGTAAGGCATGTGCCCAATACCTGGCTGAAGAAGGTTTTGCCATCATCGCTTGCGGGCGAAGAAAAGAAAGGCTTATAGAGCTAAAAACACTTCTTCCAGAAAACACCCCCTACCAATATTTGGTTTTCGATGTAAGGGAAAAAAGGGCCGTATACAGCGCCATAGATTCCCTGCCTGAAGATTGGCAAAAAATAGAAGTATTGATCAACAATGCAGGCAATGCCCATGGCCTAGACTTTATACAAAATGGCAGCGAAGACGACTGGGATGCCATGATGGATATCAATGTAAAAGGTTTACTCTATGTATCAAAAAAAATAATACCTGGTATGGTGGAGCGAAAACATGGACAAATCATTAATATTGGCTCCACTGCTGGCAAAGAGGTATACCCTAAAGGAAATGTCTATTGTGGATCCAAGCATGCTGTGGATGCAATCACCAAAGGCATGCGTCTGGATCTAAACCCTTATGGTATCAAAGTAATGGCCATCAACCCCGGCTTGGTAGACACGGAATTTTCTCTGGTCCGATTCAAGGGAGATGAAGACAAAGCCGGCAATGTATACCAAGGTTTTACACCACTCAAGGCAGAAGATATTGCAGATGTGGTACGCTTTGCGGTCACAAGGCCTCCCCATGTGGTTTTGGCAGATGTAATTGTCCTACCAACAGCTCAAGCAAGCACTACCCAAATACACAAAGAAGGCTTATGA
- a CDS encoding M15 family metallopeptidase, producing MKRLIASLIILSILACGESRQNNTIVTLKENGHEKVIKDSVIMELTSDPIGELEQRLIDAGLVDLQKEIPGLLVDLRYSTKNNFFGKDVYGKLTRCYLQPEVASSLKKAHSVLQQKDSTLTFLVYDGVRPLSVQQILWDELDKPEKIKPLYVADPQKGSLHNYGVAVDLSIADIRTGKSLDMGTDFDFFGYPAYPDREDQMLREGKINEQQVENRQLLRKVMNAAGFKGIGSEWWHFNAFSRKNAKEKFDIVK from the coding sequence ATGAAAAGGCTTATCGCCAGCTTGATAATCCTATCTATCCTGGCTTGCGGTGAAAGCAGGCAAAATAACACCATTGTAACGCTTAAGGAGAATGGCCATGAAAAGGTCATAAAAGACAGCGTAATAATGGAGTTAACAAGCGATCCAATAGGAGAATTAGAACAAAGACTAATTGACGCTGGGCTTGTAGACCTACAGAAAGAAATACCAGGCTTATTGGTAGACCTTAGGTATTCTACCAAAAATAATTTCTTTGGTAAGGATGTATATGGAAAGCTTACTCGCTGTTATTTACAGCCTGAAGTGGCTAGTAGCTTAAAAAAAGCACATTCTGTCCTACAACAAAAAGACAGCACATTGACCTTTCTCGTTTACGATGGTGTAAGGCCTTTGTCTGTGCAGCAAATTCTTTGGGATGAATTGGACAAGCCGGAAAAGATAAAACCCCTTTATGTAGCAGATCCTCAAAAAGGAAGCTTACACAACTATGGTGTGGCTGTAGACCTAAGCATAGCAGATATAAGGACTGGAAAGTCCTTGGATATGGGCACAGATTTTGACTTTTTTGGGTATCCTGCTTATCCAGACAGGGAAGATCAAATGCTTAGAGAAGGAAAAATCAATGAACAACAAGTTGAAAATAGACAATTACTTAGAAAAGTGATGAATGCGGCAGGCTTTAAGGGCATTGGCTCTGAGTGGTGGCACTTTAATGCATTTAGTAGAAAAAATGCCAAAGAGAAATTCGACATTGTAAAATAA